Part of the Sulfuricurvum sp. genome is shown below.
CCTCATTTTCATTGAGCCCTATCACCAAATTTTTATCCATTTGGACACTTCCGTTAGGTTTAGACACACCCTCTTGAGCTAAAATCTTCACTGTAATCTCACCTTGTGTGACCACAACCGGCTTGATTTCAATATCAACACCCGCAATGATAGTTCCCGTACGCTCATTAATAATAATTTTTTGTTCTTGGCTAAAATTAAATGAAAGGTTCTCCACTTCTGCGATAAAAGCAACCATGCTTTTATTTTTCGGACGATTAATCGTAATGGTACGCGCATCAATAGCACGAGATGTATTCTCATCGTATTTTGCATTGATAGTATTTTGTATCGCTGCGGCATTCGCGAAATTAGACGTTTTAAGAGAAAGGGTAAAGCTCTCTTGGTGTGCTAAGTCTTGCGCTATTTCACGTTCAACCAATCCACCTCCATACACCATCCCTACTGTCGGATGAGATTCTGCCCCCGCACCTTTTTCATTTTTACCGCCAATCGTAATAGCCCCTTGCGCTAAGGCATAGATTTTACCATCCACCCCTTTAAGCGGTGTCATGAGAAGCGTCCCACCCTCTAACGATTTAGCATCACCGATAGA
Proteins encoded:
- a CDS encoding flagellar basal body P-ring protein FlgI; its protein translation is MKKITLFLLLLSSLHATRISEVANVIGVRDNQIIGYSLVVGLKKTGDGTTSKFTLQSIANMLKAMNIDMLPTDIKSKNVAAVVVTAKFAPFARQGDAFDVTVSSIGDAKSLEGGTLLMTPLKGVDGKIYALAQGAITIGGKNEKGAGAESHPTVGMVYGGGLVEREIAQDLAHQESFTLSLKTSNFANAAAIQNTINAKYDENTSRAIDARTITINRPKNKSMVAFIAEVENLSFNFSQEQKIIINERTGTIIAGVDIEIKPVVVTQGEITVKILAQEGVSKPNGSVQMDKNLVIGLNENEVYTQKGTTTVANIARSLQKLGASPKAMISIFQAMKSAGAISCDLEVI